A window of Bufo gargarizans isolate SCDJY-AF-19 chromosome 9, ASM1485885v1, whole genome shotgun sequence contains these coding sequences:
- the ATP6V1G1 gene encoding V-type proton ATPase subunit G 1: MASQSAGIQQLLQAEKRAAERVTEARKRKNRRLKQAKEEAQAEIEQYRMQRDRDFKAKEAAALGSHGSCSEGMEKDTIEKISIIQENYQQNRELVLEQLLSVVCDIKPEIHINYRING; the protein is encoded by the exons ATGGCGAGTCAGTcggcggggatccagcagctgcTGCAGGCGGAGAAGAGGGCGGCCGAGAGAGTGACGGAGGCCCGGAAAC gaAAGAACAGACGTCTGAAACAAGCCAAAGAGGAGGCCCAGGCGGAGATCGAGCAGTACCGGATGCAGCGTGACCGAGATTTCAAAGCTAAAGAGGCTGCA GCTTTGGGCTCTCATGGTAGCTGCAGTGAAGGAATGGAGAAGGACACCATCGAGAAGATCTCCATCATCCAGGAGAACTATCAGCAAAACAGAGAGCTGGTTCTAGAGCAGTTATTGTCCGTAGTGTGTGACATAAAGCCAGAAATACACATCAACTATCGTATAAATGGTTAA